One genomic window of Mucilaginibacter sp. SJ includes the following:
- a CDS encoding Bor/Iss family lipoprotein, protein MLCSCYTARVETKAQAGSEVSHQNVNFFFWGAIQSPKRIVTPICDSLGSNGMAEVTVKNNFGYSLLTVVTLGIWSPARVEWKCGKPCAKDGVIK, encoded by the coding sequence ATGCTGTGCAGTTGTTACACTGCCCGTGTCGAAACAAAGGCGCAGGCTGGGTCAGAGGTATCGCACCAGAATGTAAACTTCTTTTTTTGGGGGGCTATCCAAAGCCCCAAGCGAATCGTTACTCCTATATGTGATTCCCTTGGCTCCAATGGTATGGCCGAAGTTACGGTGAAGAATAATTTTGGTTATTCCTTGCTTACTGTTGTAACCTTAGGTATCTGGAGCCCTGCAAGGGTAGAGTGGAAATGCGGTAAACCTTGCGCCAAAGATGGCGTAATCAAATAA
- the cfa gene encoding cyclopropane fatty acyl phospholipid synthase has protein sequence MGSSKEIVTNMFASGGITVNGNNPWDLQVHNPKLYDRVLAGGSLGFGEAYMEGWWDCEALDEFFFRVQYHRVDKMIPRDLNTLKYFLKAKFSNQQTKSKAKEVAHKHYDIGNDLFELMLDKRMIYSCAYWETAQTLDEAQEAKLDLICRKLKLEPGMSLLDIGCGWGGLLQYAAEKYGVKGIGVTLSEEQAIIAKEINKGLPVEIRVQDYRDVHEKFDRIVSVGMLEHVGYRNYRIFMERVNENLADDGICLLHTIGGNYSTKVTDPWIAKYIFPNGMLPSAAQLSTAWQGLFILEDWHNFGIYYDRTCMEWRKKFEQSWPQLNAKYGDTFYRMWRYYLSASAASFRSRKNHLWHIVLTKPKHLGLYKSIR, from the coding sequence ATGGGATCATCAAAAGAGATTGTTACAAATATGTTTGCTTCAGGTGGTATTACCGTGAATGGCAATAACCCATGGGACTTACAGGTACACAATCCTAAATTGTATGATCGTGTGCTGGCAGGAGGGTCCTTGGGTTTTGGGGAAGCCTACATGGAAGGCTGGTGGGATTGTGAAGCGCTTGACGAATTCTTTTTCCGCGTCCAGTATCACCGGGTTGATAAAATGATCCCGCGCGACTTAAATACGCTTAAATACTTTCTCAAGGCAAAATTTAGTAATCAGCAAACCAAATCAAAGGCTAAGGAGGTTGCACATAAACATTATGATATTGGCAACGACCTTTTTGAGTTGATGCTTGATAAGCGGATGATATACTCCTGTGCCTATTGGGAAACTGCACAAACATTGGATGAGGCCCAGGAAGCTAAGCTTGATCTGATTTGCCGCAAACTAAAATTGGAACCCGGCATGAGCTTGCTTGATATAGGCTGCGGATGGGGCGGTCTTCTTCAATATGCAGCCGAAAAGTATGGCGTAAAAGGAATTGGTGTAACCCTTTCAGAAGAGCAGGCCATTATTGCAAAGGAGATTAACAAAGGTTTACCTGTGGAGATCAGGGTGCAGGATTATCGCGATGTACATGAAAAATTCGACAGGATAGTTTCTGTCGGGATGCTTGAACATGTTGGCTATCGTAATTATCGCATCTTTATGGAAAGGGTAAACGAAAATTTAGCAGATGACGGTATTTGCCTGCTTCATACCATAGGCGGTAATTACTCAACTAAAGTTACCGATCCCTGGATTGCAAAATACATATTTCCGAATGGTATGCTGCCATCGGCAGCACAGCTCTCAACAGCATGGCAGGGCTTATTTATTTTGGAAGATTGGCATAACTTCGGCATATATTACGACCGAACCTGTATGGAGTGGCGTAAAAAATTTGAGCAAAGCTGGCCGCAGCTTAATGCTAAATATGGTGATACTTTTTACCGCATGTGGCGCTACTATCTTAGTGCAAGCGCTGCATCCTTCCGCTCAAGAAAAAACCATTTATGGCATATTGTTTTAACCAAGCCAAAGCATCTGGGATTGTACAAATCAATAAGATAA
- the nth gene encoding endonuclease III, with amino-acid sequence MLKAERYRYFVDYFSKNQPNPVTELHYNNPFQLLVAVILSAQCTDKRINQVTPALFERFPTPQDLAAATSDEVFAYIRSVSYPNNKAKHLVGMGKMLMEVFDGEVPSGIENLQKLPGVGRKTANVIASVIFEEPAMAVDTHVFRVANRIGLTNNARTPLAVERQLVQNIPKEYIGVAHHWLILHGRYICLARSPKCDICPLTWFCRYYERNNTEAALQRLEAAKLKKAKEAKKKKALNIIGKELKKRSVDKG; translated from the coding sequence ATGTTAAAAGCCGAACGCTATCGCTATTTTGTTGATTATTTTTCTAAAAACCAGCCTAACCCGGTTACTGAGCTGCACTATAATAACCCATTTCAGTTATTGGTGGCCGTTATACTTTCGGCACAGTGTACTGATAAACGGATTAACCAGGTAACGCCTGCACTGTTTGAGCGTTTTCCTACTCCGCAAGACCTGGCTGCCGCAACATCCGACGAAGTTTTTGCATATATCCGGTCTGTAAGTTATCCTAATAATAAAGCCAAACATTTGGTAGGCATGGGCAAAATGCTCATGGAAGTTTTTGACGGCGAAGTACCTTCCGGGATCGAAAACCTGCAAAAATTACCAGGTGTAGGCCGTAAAACAGCCAATGTGATCGCTTCGGTTATTTTTGAAGAACCAGCCATGGCTGTTGATACGCATGTTTTTAGGGTGGCCAACCGCATTGGCTTAACCAATAATGCCCGTACCCCGCTGGCGGTTGAAAGGCAGCTGGTCCAAAATATCCCTAAAGAATATATAGGTGTTGCACATCACTGGCTTATATTGCATGGGCGCTATATTTGTTTGGCGCGCAGCCCTAAATGCGATATTTGTCCGCTAACGTGGTTTTGTCGCTATTATGAGCGCAATAATACAGAAGCCGCGCTGCAAAGGCTTGAAGCTGCAAAACTTAAGAAGGCCAAAGAAGCTAAAAAGAAAAAGGCCCTTAATATTATAGGTAAGGAATTGAAGAAGAGAAGTGTGGATAAAGGTTGA
- the uvrA gene encoding excinuclease ABC subunit UvrA → MSKEAEKDPQKHIIIKGARVHNLKNLDVAIPKNKLVVVTGMSGSGKSSLAFDTLYAEGQRRYVESLSSYARQFLGRMNKPDVDYIKGIAPAIAIEQKVITSNPRSTVGTSTEIYDYLKLLFSRIGKTISPISGNIVKKDSVTDVVNFVLSLPNETQVTILAPLHPHNNRSLKEELAVLMQKGFVRVEYNGKLSRIESLLEDETVENVPLMAAEPIVEIKKTKAKKGAAETTEIDQQIAVRIVVDRVTKNEEDETISRLGDSIQTAFFEGKGDCFVRFQEPDNDTEHERFFCDRFELDGLKFEEPTPNFFSFNNPYGACKKCEGYGKVIGIDEDLVIPDKSKSIYEGAIAPWRGEKMREWNDALVRHALKFDFPIHRQYNQLTEKEQRLLWTGNKFFRGLDEFFKEMEEQTYKIQYRVLLSRYRGKTTCPECKGSRLRMDASYVKINKKSITDVVLMPLDKAFEFFKSLELSETEAKIGKRLLMEITNRLGFLNDVGLSYLTLNRLSNTLSGGESQRINLATSLGSSLVGSVYVLDEPSIGLHPRDTQRLISVLKSLRDVGNTVLVVEHEEEIMKAADHIIDIGPEAGTHGGELIFTGTYNEIIKDDKSLTGKYLSGREEIAIPASRRKWHDFIEIKGARENNLKHVTAKFPLGVLTVVTGVSGSGKTSLVKRILAPAVQKALGNYSGEQTGSYDAIDGDYSKIEQIELVDQNPIGRSSRSNPVTYVKAWDEIRNLYAAQPAAKAAGLKPSAFSFNVEGGRCDVCQGEGEVKIEMQFMADIFLTCETCGGHRFKQHILDIQYKEKNVSEILNMTIDEAVEFFAKEPKIIAKIKPLVDVGLGYVQLGQSSNTLSGGEAQRIKLASFLVKGNNTNKTLFIFDEPTTGLHFADIKKLLKSFDALLDHGNTIIVIEHNMDVIKCADWVIDIGPEGGDRGGKVVFEGVPEDLLKQKDSYTGKFLKERF, encoded by the coding sequence ATGAGTAAAGAAGCAGAAAAAGATCCGCAAAAACATATTATCATAAAAGGCGCAAGGGTACACAACCTTAAAAACCTTGATGTGGCTATTCCCAAAAATAAACTGGTGGTAGTTACCGGCATGTCGGGTTCGGGCAAATCATCGCTCGCTTTCGATACTTTGTACGCCGAAGGCCAGCGCCGCTATGTGGAAAGCCTTTCATCATACGCCCGCCAGTTTTTGGGCCGTATGAACAAGCCCGATGTTGATTATATTAAAGGCATTGCACCGGCTATAGCTATTGAGCAAAAGGTAATTACCTCAAACCCACGTTCAACTGTTGGTACTTCAACCGAGATCTACGATTATTTAAAACTGCTTTTCTCACGTATCGGTAAAACGATATCGCCCATATCAGGCAATATCGTAAAAAAAGACTCAGTGACCGATGTGGTTAACTTTGTGCTTTCATTGCCTAACGAAACCCAGGTAACCATTCTTGCTCCATTGCACCCGCACAATAACCGGAGCCTTAAAGAGGAGCTTGCCGTATTGATGCAAAAAGGTTTTGTTCGCGTTGAATACAATGGCAAACTTTCGCGTATCGAATCTTTATTAGAGGATGAAACAGTGGAGAACGTTCCTTTAATGGCGGCTGAACCAATTGTCGAGATCAAAAAAACAAAGGCAAAAAAGGGAGCTGCAGAAACTACCGAAATTGATCAGCAAATTGCAGTACGCATAGTTGTTGACCGCGTTACCAAGAATGAGGAAGACGAAACTATTAGCCGCTTAGGCGACTCCATACAGACTGCCTTTTTTGAAGGCAAGGGCGATTGTTTTGTTCGTTTCCAGGAACCTGACAACGATACCGAGCATGAGCGCTTTTTTTGCGACCGTTTTGAGTTAGACGGATTGAAGTTTGAAGAGCCTACGCCAAACTTCTTCAGCTTTAATAATCCGTACGGTGCCTGCAAAAAGTGCGAAGGTTATGGCAAGGTGATCGGTATTGATGAAGACCTGGTTATCCCGGATAAAAGTAAATCTATTTATGAGGGAGCCATTGCGCCCTGGCGCGGCGAAAAAATGCGCGAATGGAACGATGCGCTGGTAAGACATGCCTTAAAGTTCGACTTCCCTATCCACCGTCAATACAATCAACTAACCGAAAAAGAGCAGCGCCTGCTCTGGACCGGCAATAAGTTTTTCCGTGGTCTTGACGAGTTTTTCAAAGAAATGGAAGAACAAACGTATAAGATCCAGTACCGTGTTTTGCTGTCGCGATACAGGGGCAAAACTACCTGCCCGGAATGTAAGGGCAGCCGATTACGAATGGATGCCTCGTACGTAAAGATCAATAAAAAGTCGATAACCGATGTGGTACTGATGCCGCTGGATAAAGCCTTTGAATTTTTTAAATCGCTTGAACTCAGTGAAACTGAGGCCAAAATCGGCAAACGCTTGCTAATGGAAATAACCAACCGCCTCGGCTTTTTAAATGATGTGGGCTTGAGCTATTTAACGCTCAATCGTTTATCAAATACATTATCAGGCGGGGAGTCGCAGCGAATCAACCTCGCTACGTCATTGGGCAGCAGCCTGGTAGGTTCCGTGTATGTTTTGGATGAGCCAAGCATCGGTTTGCACCCGCGTGATACCCAAAGGCTGATCAGCGTATTAAAATCCCTCCGCGATGTGGGTAACACCGTATTGGTTGTTGAGCATGAGGAAGAGATCATGAAAGCTGCCGATCATATTATTGATATTGGTCCGGAGGCCGGTACCCATGGCGGCGAGCTGATTTTTACCGGTACTTATAACGAAATTATAAAAGACGATAAAAGTCTCACCGGCAAATACCTGAGCGGCAGGGAAGAAATAGCTATCCCCGCAAGCCGCCGCAAATGGCACGATTTTATCGAAATAAAAGGCGCGCGCGAAAACAACCTGAAACATGTCACCGCCAAATTTCCGTTAGGCGTGCTTACTGTTGTTACCGGCGTATCCGGCTCGGGCAAAACCAGTTTGGTAAAACGCATCCTTGCCCCGGCCGTTCAAAAGGCATTGGGCAATTATTCGGGCGAACAAACAGGCTCATATGATGCCATTGATGGCGATTACAGCAAAATTGAACAGATTGAACTGGTTGACCAAAACCCAATAGGCCGTTCATCGCGCTCAAACCCGGTTACTTATGTTAAAGCCTGGGACGAGATCCGAAACCTGTACGCCGCTCAGCCGGCAGCAAAAGCTGCAGGGCTGAAACCTTCGGCGTTTTCATTTAACGTTGAAGGCGGCCGTTGCGATGTTTGCCAGGGTGAAGGTGAGGTTAAGATAGAGATGCAGTTTATGGCAGATATCTTTCTTACCTGCGAAACCTGCGGGGGCCATCGTTTTAAGCAGCATATTTTAGATATCCAATACAAAGAAAAAAACGTATCGGAGATCCTGAACATGACCATCGATGAGGCAGTTGAGTTTTTTGCCAAAGAGCCAAAGATCATCGCCAAAATAAAACCGCTGGTTGATGTTGGTTTGGGATATGTTCAGTTGGGGCAGTCGTCAAATACCTTGTCAGGTGGCGAGGCACAGCGTATTAAGCTTGCATCGTTCCTGGTAAAAGGCAACAACACCAATAAAACGCTATTCATCTTTGACGAGCCTACCACCGGTTTGCACTTTGCTGATATTAAAAAACTGCTGAAATCATTTGATGCCCTGCTTGATCATGGCAATACCATCATTGTTATTGAGCATAACATGGATGTGATCAAATGTGCAGACTGGGTTATCGATATTGGCCCGGAAGGCGGCGACCGCGGTGGTAAAGTAGTATTTGAAGGCGTTCCTGAAGACCTTCTAAAACAAAAAGACAGCTATACGGGCAAGTTTTTAAAAGAGCGGTTTTAA
- the recA gene encoding recombinase RecA: MANIDKNSADKLKALQLTLDKLEKSYGKGTIMKLGESVVEQTEVISTGSLGLDIALGVNGLPKGRIIEIYGPESSGKTTLAIHAIAESQKNGGIAAFIDAEHAFDRFYAKKLGVDVENLLISQPDNGEQALEIADNLIRSGAIDILVIDSVAALVPKAEIEGEMGDSKMGLHARLMSQALRKLTGTISKTGCCCIFINQLRDKIGVMFGNPETTTGGNALKFYASVRLDVRRISQIKDTDEVSGNRVKVKIVKNKVAPPFRVAEFDIMFGEGISKAGEIIDLGVEYNIIKKAGSWFSYGETRLGQGRDAVKQLILDNPELQEELENKIKETVTGESMEEV, translated from the coding sequence ATGGCTAACATAGATAAAAATAGCGCTGATAAATTGAAGGCATTACAGCTTACGTTAGATAAGCTGGAAAAATCATACGGTAAAGGTACCATCATGAAATTGGGCGAATCCGTAGTTGAACAAACTGAAGTTATATCAACCGGCTCATTAGGGCTTGATATTGCTTTGGGAGTTAACGGTTTGCCTAAAGGAAGGATCATTGAGATCTACGGGCCTGAATCGTCAGGTAAAACAACTTTGGCTATCCATGCCATTGCCGAATCGCAAAAGAACGGTGGTATTGCCGCCTTTATTGATGCGGAGCATGCTTTCGATCGTTTTTATGCCAAGAAATTAGGCGTGGATGTTGAAAACCTGCTGATCTCCCAGCCTGATAATGGTGAACAGGCACTGGAAATTGCCGATAACCTGATCCGTTCGGGCGCTATTGATATTTTGGTTATCGACTCTGTTGCGGCATTGGTTCCTAAAGCCGAGATAGAAGGCGAAATGGGCGATTCAAAAATGGGCCTGCATGCACGTTTAATGTCACAGGCATTACGTAAGCTAACCGGCACTATCAGCAAAACAGGATGCTGCTGTATCTTTATTAACCAGCTGCGCGATAAGATCGGTGTTATGTTTGGTAACCCTGAAACCACTACCGGTGGTAATGCATTGAAATTTTATGCTTCGGTACGTTTGGATGTACGCCGTATCTCCCAAATTAAAGACACCGATGAGGTTTCCGGTAACCGCGTAAAGGTTAAGATCGTTAAGAATAAAGTTGCCCCTCCGTTCCGTGTTGCCGAGTTTGATATCATGTTTGGCGAAGGTATTTCAAAGGCCGGTGAGATCATTGACCTGGGTGTTGAATATAACATCATCAAAAAAGCAGGTTCATGGTTTAGTTATGGTGAAACCCGTTTAGGCCAGGGCCGCGATGCTGTTAAACAACTGATCCTTGATAACCCCGAGCTACAGGAAGAGTTGGAAAATAAGATCAAAGAAACGGTAACCGGCGAAAGCATGGAAGAAGTATAA
- a CDS encoding glycoside hydrolase family 19 protein: MPGTKEFYDTIRASVFKGHISQSQVDGIEAILKAAADAGVTDQRKVAYMLGTVYHECAGTMQPINEFGKGKGHPYGEKFKMGGGPGHRVPYTTPDQLYYGRGFVQLTWYENYDAMGKHLHLDLLNHPELALQPDVAANIMIEGMTKGMFTGVGLGKYFDATHADWINARRIINGNDHDVLIAGYAKHFYKGLTGIDA, encoded by the coding sequence ATGCCAGGTACAAAAGAATTTTATGATACTATCCGTGCGTCTGTATTTAAAGGCCACATTTCACAAAGCCAGGTTGATGGCATCGAAGCAATTTTAAAAGCCGCAGCAGATGCCGGCGTTACCGATCAGCGTAAGGTAGCCTACATGTTAGGCACCGTTTACCATGAATGCGCAGGCACTATGCAGCCGATAAATGAATTTGGCAAAGGCAAAGGTCATCCCTATGGCGAAAAATTTAAAATGGGCGGGGGGCCTGGTCACCGTGTTCCTTATACAACGCCCGATCAGCTTTATTATGGCCGCGGTTTTGTACAATTAACCTGGTACGAGAACTATGACGCCATGGGCAAGCATTTACACCTCGACCTGCTTAACCATCCCGAATTGGCGCTTCAACCTGATGTAGCTGCCAACATTATGATTGAAGGTATGACAAAAGGCATGTTTACCGGCGTTGGCTTAGGCAAATATTTTGACGCCACCCATGCCGACTGGATCAACGCCCGTCGTATTATTAACGGGAATGATCACGATGTGCTGATAGCAGGTTATGCCAAACATTTTTATAAGGGATTGACCGGTATTGATGCGTAA
- a CDS encoding DinB family protein, with protein sequence MKQEFEVIKKPRLMLLNVVKDLSPEQFNHIPAGFNNNLIWNLAHMISGQQGICYTRAGVPIVVDDKYYTPYRPETKPQGFINADDIAEVKELLISTVDKLEEDYQAGIFANYQPMTTRYGVTLSNIEDGIRFLPFHDGLHTGYIMALKRAVLEEMSKLV encoded by the coding sequence ATGAAACAAGAATTTGAAGTTATCAAAAAACCGCGCCTGATGCTGTTAAACGTTGTTAAAGATCTTAGCCCCGAACAATTTAACCACATCCCGGCAGGGTTTAATAACAACCTGATCTGGAACCTGGCGCATATGATTTCTGGCCAACAAGGTATTTGCTATACCCGCGCTGGTGTGCCCATTGTAGTTGATGACAAATACTATACCCCCTACCGCCCCGAAACAAAGCCGCAAGGTTTTATTAATGCCGATGATATTGCTGAGGTAAAAGAGCTGCTTATTTCAACTGTTGATAAGCTGGAGGAAGATTATCAGGCAGGTATTTTTGCAAACTATCAACCGATGACAACCCGTTATGGTGTTACCTTGAGCAATATAGAAGATGGTATTCGTTTTTTGCCTTTCCATGATGGTTTGCATACCGGTTATATCATGGCTTTGAAAAGAGCGGTTTTAGAGGAGATGAGCAAACTTGTTTAG
- a CDS encoding FAD-binding protein yields the protein MKVIKTGVSSWENRHETFTEQIKDLYELGNEDNLDALEGYNDATKGLQNLIKEAIETDTPLRSLGAGWSWTKIATVKDGVMLDTKPLNTRFTVADTAVNPAYTGNKGQLLFAQSGNGIWELGAFLKNRGMSLKTSGASNGQTIAGAVSTGTHGSAFDFGATPDFVVGLHIVVSPDRHIWLERASAPVVAQRFMDLLQTELVQDDELFNAALVSFGSFGIIHGVLMETEPLFLLETYVQRLPYDAELQGMMSTLDFSDTDKLPCGNERPCHFSVLLNPYDLDKGAFVTTMYKRPYRTNYQPPVDNAAGIGPGDDAASFIGTITDAVPALVPVVVTKVLNTSMTTNTDPHFGTLGEIFSNTTLRGKLLSSAIGFPAELSPRVADLMLKINKDIGPFSGVFSFRFVKQTKATLGFTRFEHTCIMELDAPLSDKAYNFYTQVWLMLEHENIPFTFHWGKANEITPQRIQRMYGDAATRWINARKTLLNADCQKVFTNPITQQWGLA from the coding sequence ATGAAAGTTATTAAAACAGGGGTCAGCAGTTGGGAAAACCGGCACGAAACTTTTACAGAGCAAATTAAAGATCTGTATGAATTGGGCAACGAAGACAATCTTGATGCCCTTGAAGGTTATAATGACGCTACCAAAGGGCTTCAAAACCTGATTAAAGAAGCTATTGAGACCGATACCCCGTTACGATCATTAGGCGCAGGCTGGTCATGGACAAAAATAGCTACCGTTAAAGATGGCGTGATGCTGGATACCAAGCCGCTTAATACCCGGTTTACTGTTGCAGATACCGCCGTAAACCCGGCTTATACAGGCAACAAAGGACAGTTACTTTTTGCACAAAGTGGCAATGGCATCTGGGAGCTCGGCGCGTTTCTGAAAAACAGGGGCATGTCACTTAAAACTTCCGGCGCCAGCAACGGACAAACCATAGCCGGTGCGGTTAGCACAGGAACTCATGGCTCGGCGTTTGATTTTGGTGCTACACCAGATTTTGTAGTAGGGCTCCATATTGTAGTAAGTCCCGACAGGCATATCTGGTTGGAAAGGGCTTCCGCGCCCGTTGTAGCGCAACGGTTTATGGATCTGCTACAGACAGAACTGGTGCAGGACGATGAACTTTTCAACGCCGCTTTGGTGAGTTTTGGGAGCTTTGGTATTATACATGGTGTATTAATGGAAACAGAGCCCTTGTTTTTATTAGAAACTTATGTACAGCGATTGCCCTATGATGCCGAACTTCAGGGTATGATGTCAACACTTGATTTTAGCGATACCGACAAGCTGCCATGTGGCAACGAGCGTCCATGCCATTTTTCGGTGTTGCTTAACCCGTACGATCTGGACAAAGGGGCCTTTGTAACCACTATGTATAAGCGCCCGTATCGTACCAACTATCAGCCCCCGGTTGATAATGCGGCAGGGATCGGCCCGGGAGATGATGCCGCCAGTTTTATAGGTACTATTACTGATGCTGTGCCCGCTTTGGTTCCGGTTGTAGTTACCAAGGTGTTAAATACCAGTATGACAACTAATACTGATCCTCATTTTGGTACGCTGGGCGAAATTTTTAGCAATACCACGTTAAGAGGCAAACTATTGAGCTCTGCCATTGGTTTCCCGGCAGAGCTTTCGCCAAGGGTTGCCGATTTGATGTTGAAGATCAATAAAGATATCGGCCCTTTCAGCGGTGTATTTTCATTCAGGTTTGTTAAACAAACCAAAGCCACATTGGGCTTTACCCGGTTTGAACATACCTGCATTATGGAGTTAGACGCGCCGCTATCAGACAAAGCTTATAACTTTTATACCCAGGTATGGCTGATGCTTGAGCATGAAAATATCCCCTTTACATTTCATTGGGGCAAAGCCAACGAAATTACCCCGCAACGCATCCAAAGAATGTATGGCGATGCAGCTACCCGATGGATCAACGCCCGGAAAACTCTGCTCAATGCTGATTGTCAAAAAGTTTTTACCAATCCAATTACGCAGCAATGGGGGCTGGCCTGA
- a CDS encoding RNA polymerase sigma factor, with amino-acid sequence MDFQLKSDQDLIHLYVAGDEAGLVELIRRYQSKIYTSIYLLVKDEYLAEDIFQDAFIKVINTLKAGKYNEEGKFLPWVTRIAHNLVIDHFRREKRAPMISNGDDFDIFEVLGNYDESTEDKMVRDQTHKDLKALIQLLPSEQKEVLIMRHFGDMSFKEIADITDVSINTALGRMRYALNNLRKMMQSKELSLKN; translated from the coding sequence ATGGATTTTCAATTGAAGAGTGATCAGGATCTAATCCATCTATATGTAGCCGGCGACGAAGCCGGTTTAGTAGAATTGATAAGGCGTTACCAATCAAAAATATATACCTCAATTTACCTGCTGGTAAAAGACGAATACCTTGCCGAAGATATTTTTCAGGATGCATTTATAAAGGTGATTAACACACTTAAAGCCGGTAAATATAATGAAGAAGGTAAATTTTTGCCCTGGGTAACCCGTATTGCACATAACCTGGTGATTGACCATTTCCGCCGTGAAAAACGTGCGCCTATGATCAGCAATGGCGATGATTTCGATATTTTTGAAGTGCTTGGTAATTATGATGAAAGTACCGAGGATAAAATGGTTAGGGATCAAACCCATAAGGATCTTAAAGCACTGATCCAACTGCTTCCATCCGAACAAAAGGAGGTGCTCATTATGCGCCACTTTGGCGATATGAGTTTTAAAGAGATTGCCGATATTACCGATGTTAGTATCAATACCGCTCTTGGCCGTATGCGCTATGCCCTTAATAACCTCCGCAAAATGATGCAGAGCAAAGAGCTAAGCCTGAAAAATTAG